One window from the genome of Pedobacter schmidteae encodes:
- a CDS encoding DUF4302 domain-containing protein, which produces MKKLNKLLFLGILLFASCRPDDIDLTFNKTPDQRMGELQKQVKQQLVEAKYGWRVLSSTLTKGTYGFYMDFDADGKTDRVRMVSDIDNVSSKIVRTSAYRVKLINAPMLSFETYSYIHQLADPDPNVIGGEYGDGLKADIEFELQRTTTDSLFFKGRKFRSEMILIRATREEQQVYLSGGFINVINEVKGIFATNQISLFDHAGVTYQMTINSDSRTLGIMSYVNDKIVTSNDLFSYTADGLQIGKGIPLLNGDVISKILLTGGKLYVITGKGDKQEIRGSQTPLLPLADIMGVMYTRLFSPYRVQYSGTNAAGANILYQVHRQIAIPAPPGSASKIDLDLQWDTINKYIYLQGYMYYSATPTMTRYRYNYTYDKTTGLFKLSNKVVQATGFASVGLMDTFLLNNEFKLEYYFDSGNAYGRVVSKDGSITMTLMPLK; this is translated from the coding sequence ATGAAAAAATTAAATAAACTTTTGTTTTTGGGTATACTATTGTTTGCTAGTTGTCGCCCGGATGATATTGACTTGACTTTTAATAAAACACCTGACCAGCGCATGGGAGAATTACAAAAACAAGTTAAACAGCAATTGGTCGAAGCAAAATATGGTTGGCGGGTACTGAGCTCGACCTTAACCAAAGGGACATATGGATTTTATATGGATTTTGATGCGGATGGAAAGACAGATCGTGTCCGTATGGTTTCCGATATCGACAACGTGTCAAGTAAGATAGTACGTACTTCTGCTTACCGTGTGAAATTGATTAATGCGCCCATGCTTTCTTTCGAGACATACAGCTACATCCACCAGCTCGCGGATCCAGACCCTAATGTAATCGGCGGTGAATATGGCGATGGTTTAAAAGCGGATATTGAATTTGAACTGCAACGCACAACTACAGACTCTTTGTTCTTCAAAGGCCGTAAGTTCCGTAGTGAGATGATATTAATCCGTGCTACCCGGGAAGAGCAGCAGGTGTATCTGTCTGGTGGCTTTATAAATGTAATAAATGAGGTTAAAGGCATATTTGCAACCAATCAGATCTCCTTATTTGACCATGCAGGTGTTACCTACCAGATGACCATCAACTCCGACTCACGTACACTGGGCATCATGAGTTATGTTAACGATAAAATAGTGACAAGCAATGATTTATTCTCTTATACCGCTGATGGGCTTCAAATAGGTAAAGGTATACCATTGTTAAATGGAGACGTTATTTCTAAAATTTTACTCACCGGAGGCAAGTTGTATGTAATTACCGGCAAAGGAGATAAACAGGAAATCAGGGGTTCTCAAACACCTTTATTGCCACTGGCTGATATCATGGGCGTGATGTATACCAGGTTATTCTCCCCTTACCGGGTTCAGTATTCTGGTACTAATGCTGCCGGGGCAAACATCTTATATCAGGTACATAGGCAAATAGCAATCCCTGCTCCTCCAGGCTCTGCCTCAAAAATTGATCTGGATTTACAATGGGATACCATAAATAAATACATTTACCTACAAGGGTACATGTATTATTCTGCTACACCTACCATGACGCGGTACCGGTATAATTATACGTACGATAAAACAACAGGCTTATTCAAACTGAGCAATAAAGTGGTGCAGGCTACAGGATTTGCTTCTGTAGGACTAATGGATACTTTCCTTTTGAATAACGAATTCAAATTAGAATACTACTTTGATAGCGGAAATGCTTACGGACGAGTAGTAAGCAAGGATGGCAGTATTACGATGACTTTGATGCCGCTTAAATAA
- a CDS encoding protein-tyrosine-phosphatase: MNTKLFQELESVVNTFKFDSITSERKAILQPLVDFIQDKYRTQNEVRLNLICTHNSRRSHLSQVWAQTAAAYYGIKNVFCYSGGTEATALFPVVAETLRQSGFKIQVIAEGNNPIYAIKYSDNDHPVIGFSKTYDSEFNPSGAFAAIMTCSQADGGCPFISGAEKRILITFEDPKAFDNTPEQAEKYQERSLQIATEMFYVFSQINRFFKSTPPGR; the protein is encoded by the coding sequence ATGAACACAAAACTTTTTCAGGAACTTGAAAGTGTGGTGAACACTTTCAAGTTTGATAGTATCACATCAGAGCGCAAAGCGATATTACAACCCTTAGTTGATTTTATTCAAGACAAATATCGTACTCAAAACGAGGTACGGCTTAATCTGATTTGTACACACAATTCACGTAGAAGTCACCTTTCACAAGTTTGGGCGCAAACAGCAGCAGCTTATTATGGCATTAAAAATGTCTTTTGTTATTCTGGGGGGACAGAAGCCACTGCCTTGTTTCCTGTAGTTGCCGAAACGTTGAGACAATCGGGATTTAAAATTCAGGTTATCGCTGAAGGGAATAATCCAATATATGCCATAAAATATAGCGATAATGACCATCCGGTTATTGGCTTTTCAAAGACCTATGATAGTGAATTTAACCCTTCAGGCGCATTTGCAGCAATAATGACCTGCTCGCAGGCTGATGGCGGCTGCCCATTTATTTCGGGGGCTGAAAAGCGCATTCTAATAACGTTTGAAGACCCAAAGGCATTTGACAATACGCCAGAACAAGCAGAAAAGTATCAGGAAAGAAGTTTGCAGATTGCAACTGAAATGTTTTACGTCTTTTCACAAATCAATAGATTCTTTAAAAGCACCCCACCGGGTAGGTGA
- a CDS encoding DUF6428 family protein, with translation MKLSEIKEILATAEGVNFKLENGSSVPEHFHVTEVGIITKDFIDCGGTVRHEKVANFQLWDADDYEHRLKAGKLLHIISLSEKVLGMEDLEIEVEYQAETIGKYDLGFDGANFLLLAKKTACLASDKCGVPAEKQKIDMVNLASGSTCTPGGGCC, from the coding sequence ATGAAACTATCTGAAATAAAAGAAATCCTTGCTACGGCTGAAGGAGTAAATTTTAAGTTGGAAAATGGTAGTTCGGTACCGGAACATTTCCATGTAACCGAGGTCGGAATTATTACAAAAGACTTTATCGACTGCGGGGGAACTGTACGCCACGAAAAAGTAGCTAATTTCCAGTTATGGGATGCGGATGATTACGAACACCGTTTAAAGGCTGGAAAACTGCTCCATATCATCTCACTTTCAGAAAAGGTTTTGGGAATGGAAGATTTGGAAATTGAAGTGGAATATCAGGCAGAAACTATAGGTAAATATGACCTTGGGTTTGATGGTGCAAATTTTCTTTTACTGGCTAAGAAAACGGCTTGCCTGGCGTCAGATAAATGTGGGGTTCCGGCCGAAAAGCAAAAAATCGACATGGTAAATCTGGCTTCAGGTTCAACTTGTACTCCAGGTGGCGGGTGCTGCTAA
- a CDS encoding helix-turn-helix transcriptional regulator has protein sequence MGLTKTEIFTDEQNQLATLLKAMAHPARIAILQRILISNTCICGDLVGELGLAQATISQHLKELKNAGIIQGTIEGVSICYCINPKTWKLLEQQLGTFLAQYKGETTCC, from the coding sequence ATGGGACTTACAAAAACAGAAATATTTACAGACGAGCAAAACCAGCTTGCAACCTTATTAAAGGCGATGGCTCATCCTGCCCGGATTGCTATCCTGCAAAGGATATTGATTTCCAATACCTGCATTTGTGGTGATCTTGTTGGGGAATTAGGATTAGCACAGGCAACAATTTCGCAGCATTTGAAAGAATTAAAGAATGCAGGAATAATACAAGGAACAATAGAGGGAGTTAGTATTTGCTATTGTATCAATCCGAAAACATGGAAGTTGTTAGAGCAGCAATTGGGTACTTTTCTTGCACAGTACAAAGGCGAAACAACTTGTTGTTAA